From the Plasmodium vivax chromosome 5, whole genome shotgun sequence genome, one window contains:
- a CDS encoding hypothetical protein, conserved (encoded by transcript PVX_090135A), with the protein MAISNVRVMESDDVSQGDYSCNSETTADAETSASEDDEKGIQIKIKRAIENGILDEAKKKKKRKMLNFDRSFKKRKNLKIEQEGFKINIRKFRLFKIDHVKNKGEEMLPPARSGRDAPTGPDADEVGEVDLADETDVAK; encoded by the coding sequence ATGGCTATTTCCAATGTGAGAGTTATGGAAAGTGATGACGTAAGCCAAGGGGACTACTCGTGTAACTCCGAAACAACCGCAGATGCTGAGACTAGCGCGAGCGAAGATGATGAGAAGGGGATTCAAATTAAAATCAAGAGAGCAATCGAAAATGGTATACTGgatgaagcgaaaaaaaaaaaaaaaaggaaaatgctcAATTTTGATAGAAgcttcaaaaaaagaaaaaatttgaaaatcgAACAGGAGGgatttaaaattaacattCGGAAGTTCAGACTGTTTAAAATTGACCACGTGAAAaacaagggggaggaaatgcTCCCCCCAGCGAGGAGTGGCCGGGACGCGCCCACCGGGCCTGACGCGGACGAAGTGGGCGAAGTGGACTTAGCGGACGAAACGGATGTTGCGAAGTGA
- a CDS encoding steroid dehydrogenase kik-i, putative (encoded by transcript PVX_090140A; Apicoplast targeted protein. Curated by Stuart Ralph, Walter and Eliza Hall Institute of Medical Research, Australia.), which produces MINYIPPLFVKPLLYIGLVVFLKHALCLVYWLLNCLKCKVFARRLGSYGDTVIITGCTDGIGKSLAYSLISENVNLFLISRNEDALKSMKEDLLQKNRSYKGQIDYAAFDYNANSFTSYRGIQEKIEKLDVGILINNVGASYPHPLYFHEMDVHLVEQLVNVNLLSSYYMTKLVLPGMMRKKKGLILYTSSGAATLQSSPLYAVYASVKEAICSFANSLSVELKEQNIQVQCHVPLFIVTKLSKIRKPSAFVPTADAYAKSAIKRMKQGNSTFSSVISSPYVLHRVQTCLYNAVPKLLFDTMSFMTLKAVRQRALKKARKSD; this is translated from the exons ATGATAAACTACATCCCTCCGCTCTTTGTGAAGCCTCTCCTGTACATTGGTTTAGTCGTCTTTTTAAAACATGCTTTGTGCCTCGTCTACTGGTTGTTAAATTGT CTCAAGTGCAAAGTATTTGCCAGAAGACTGGGAAGCTATGGCGACACGGTTATCATCACTGGGTGCACGGACGGAATTGGAAAGAGCTTGGCATATTCGCTGATAagtgaaaatgtaaatttattcCTCATAAGTCGTAACGAGGATGCGCTGAAGAGCATGAAGGAGGACCTACTCCAGAAGAACAGGAGCTACAAGGGGCAGATAGATTATGCGGCGTTTGATTATAATGCAAATAGCTTCACCTCCTATAGGGGTATTCAAGAAAAGATCGAAAAGTTGGATGTCGGAATTTTGATCAACAATGTGGGCGCTTCCTACCCGCACCCCCTG tACTTCCACGAAATGGACGTTCACCTGGTAGAGCAGCTGGTGAACGTGAATTTGCTGTCATCCTACTACATGACGAAGTTGGTGTTGCCGG gAATGATgcggaaaaagaagggaCTCATTTTGTACACGTCCAGCGGCGCGGCCACCCTGCAGTCCTCGCCCCTGTACGCAGTGTACGCCTCGGTGAAGGAGGCCATCTGCTCATTCGCCAATTCGTTAAGT GTCGAGTTGAAGGAACAGAACATCCAGGTGCAGTGCCACGTGCCTCTATTCATCGTGACGAAGCTGTCCAAGATAAGGAAGCCCAGTGCATTCGTCCCAACGGCGGATGCATACGCAAAGAGCGCAATTAAAAGGATGAAACAGGGGAATAGCACCTTCAGCAGTGTTATATCCTCCCCCTATGTCCTTCACAGAGTGCAAACCTGCCTCTACAACGCCGTTCCGAAGCTGCTGTTTGACACCATGTCCTTCATGACTCTCAAGGCAGTTAGACAAAGGGCGTTAAAGAAGGCGAGAAAATCTGACTAA